From one Streptomyces sp. R41 genomic stretch:
- a CDS encoding SDR family NAD(P)-dependent oxidoreductase: MGRLAGKIAFISGTGAGIGRAAAQIFAAEGATVFGCDIDSEAAAETVELVEKAGGVMRSLAPVDLSTEAGAREWIDAGIAAFGGIDILYNNASALRNGPFETMPAEDWYFTIKNELDIPYFCTQAAWPHLIASGGGAVLNVASVAAVRGAPFMPMVPHGAAKGGVLAMSKHLCAAGAPHRIRVNTIAPGMTYTSATAPFLDDPEGPKAQLEARIPVGRVGQPEDIARAAAFLCSDEAAFVNGANLMVDGGDSAMAG; encoded by the coding sequence ATGGGTCGACTGGCCGGAAAAATCGCTTTCATCAGCGGCACGGGAGCTGGAATAGGGCGGGCCGCGGCTCAGATATTCGCCGCGGAAGGCGCCACCGTATTCGGCTGTGACATCGACTCCGAAGCCGCCGCCGAAACGGTGGAACTCGTCGAGAAGGCCGGCGGAGTCATGCGGTCCCTCGCGCCGGTGGACCTGTCCACCGAAGCGGGAGCACGGGAGTGGATCGACGCGGGGATCGCGGCGTTCGGCGGGATCGACATCCTGTACAACAACGCGTCCGCCCTGCGGAACGGGCCGTTCGAGACCATGCCCGCCGAGGACTGGTACTTCACCATCAAGAACGAGCTCGACATCCCGTACTTCTGTACGCAGGCGGCCTGGCCGCATCTGATCGCGAGCGGCGGCGGAGCCGTCCTCAACGTCGCCTCGGTGGCCGCCGTACGGGGTGCCCCCTTCATGCCGATGGTGCCGCACGGCGCCGCCAAGGGCGGGGTGCTGGCGATGAGCAAGCATCTGTGCGCGGCCGGCGCCCCGCACCGCATCCGCGTCAACACCATCGCGCCCGGCATGACCTATACGTCCGCCACCGCGCCATTCCTCGACGATCCCGAGGGGCCGAAGGCGCAGTTGGAGGCGCGGATCCCGGTCGGACGCGTGGGGCAGCCCGAGGACATCGCGCGGGCCGCGGCCTTCCTCTGCTCCGACGAGGCCGCGTTCGTCAATGGCGCCAACCTCATGGTCGACGGCGGCGACAGCGCGATGGCGGGCTGA
- a CDS encoding VOC family protein has product MNTRLDHIGVNVRDLPAQTAWYQAAFGLRTVFEFTLEGPGLSGVVLEHPHGWRIELLARPGSTPGLRAPDPLTAALTEGYGHFAVTTPELDPVYAALVAQGAGEVMKPGPSPEPGIRMAWVADPEGNLVELIERSTSFSE; this is encoded by the coding sequence GTGAACACACGACTCGACCACATCGGCGTCAACGTACGCGACCTGCCCGCCCAAACCGCCTGGTACCAGGCGGCGTTCGGGCTGAGGACCGTCTTCGAGTTCACCCTCGAAGGGCCTGGGCTCAGTGGTGTCGTCCTGGAGCATCCGCACGGCTGGCGCATCGAACTCCTCGCCCGCCCAGGATCCACCCCCGGACTGCGGGCGCCCGACCCGCTGACCGCCGCCCTCACCGAGGGATACGGCCACTTCGCGGTCACCACCCCCGAACTCGACCCCGTCTACGCGGCCCTGGTGGCCCAGGGCGCGGGCGAGGTCATGAAGCCCGGGCCGTCCCCCGAGCCCGGCATCCGGATGGCCTGGGTCGCCGACCCCGAGGGCAATCTCGTCGAACTGATAGAGCGCAGCACTAGTTTTTCCGAGTGA
- a CDS encoding RNA polymerase sigma factor, with translation MTGSPGTPDVEQAVAAAFREEWGQVVATLIRVTGDWDLAEECAQDAFAQALDRWRRDGVPRRPGAWLTTTARNRALDMLRREAVGAQKLREVAVLARDEGPYDPEYGDDSGVQDDRLRLIFTCCHPALPIEARVALTLRTLAGLTTPEIARAFLVPEATMAQRLVRAKRKIRNAGIPYRVPPAHLLPERTTGVLGVLYLLFNEGYAATAGADLVRTNLCAEAIRLARVLARLMPDEPEVLGLLALLLLHDARRGTRVDAAGLLVTLEDQDRTAWDKASVDEGAGLLETALRRGRPGPYQIQAAIAACHTTAATAEDTDWADIAALYGELERLVPSAVVRLNRAVAVGMAESPEAGLLLVADLEEEGELEGYHLLPATRADLLRRMGRMAEAAEAYAGALQLVENDAERHFLEKRLAECRSA, from the coding sequence GTGACCGGGAGTCCGGGAACGCCGGACGTCGAGCAGGCCGTCGCCGCCGCCTTCCGCGAGGAATGGGGCCAGGTCGTCGCCACCCTGATCCGGGTGACCGGCGACTGGGACCTCGCCGAGGAGTGCGCGCAGGACGCCTTCGCCCAGGCCCTGGACCGGTGGCGGCGCGACGGTGTGCCGCGCCGCCCCGGCGCCTGGTTGACCACGACCGCGCGCAACCGCGCCCTGGACATGCTGCGCCGGGAGGCGGTGGGGGCACAGAAGCTGCGGGAGGTGGCCGTGCTGGCGCGCGACGAGGGACCCTACGACCCGGAATACGGAGACGACAGTGGAGTCCAGGACGACCGGCTGCGGCTGATCTTCACCTGCTGCCACCCCGCGCTGCCCATCGAGGCCCGGGTGGCGCTGACCCTGCGCACCCTCGCCGGACTGACCACGCCCGAGATCGCCCGCGCCTTCCTCGTCCCCGAGGCGACCATGGCGCAGCGCCTGGTCCGCGCCAAGCGGAAGATCCGCAACGCGGGCATCCCCTACCGCGTACCGCCCGCGCACCTCCTCCCCGAACGCACTACGGGCGTTCTCGGTGTGCTCTACCTGCTCTTCAACGAGGGGTACGCCGCCACGGCCGGCGCCGATCTGGTGCGGACGAATCTGTGCGCGGAGGCGATCCGCCTCGCCCGCGTGCTGGCCCGCCTGATGCCCGACGAGCCCGAAGTGCTGGGTCTGCTCGCGTTGTTGCTGCTGCACGACGCCCGGCGCGGCACGCGGGTCGACGCGGCGGGTTTGCTGGTGACGCTGGAGGACCAGGACCGTACGGCCTGGGACAAGGCATCGGTCGACGAGGGCGCCGGCCTGCTGGAAACCGCGTTGCGCCGCGGGCGTCCGGGGCCGTATCAGATCCAGGCCGCCATCGCCGCCTGCCACACCACCGCCGCCACCGCCGAGGACACGGACTGGGCCGACATCGCGGCCCTGTACGGCGAGTTGGAGCGCCTCGTGCCCTCCGCCGTGGTGCGGCTCAACCGGGCGGTGGCCGTGGGCATGGCCGAGAGCCCGGAGGCAGGGCTCCTCCTGGTGGCGGACCTGGAGGAAGAGGGCGAGCTGGAGGGGTATCACCTGCTGCCCGCCACTCGCGCGGACCTGCTGCGCCGGATGGGACGCATGGCGGAGGCCGCGGAGGCGTACGCCGGCGCTCTGCAGCTGGTGGAGAACGACGCCGAGAGGCACTTCCTGGAGAAGCGGCTCGCGGAGTGTCGATCGGCGTAG
- a CDS encoding cupin domain-containing protein, whose translation MEILKQQPTSKAPADWFTGDVWWDVVYAGQEPSRMRVNMVRFAPCARTDWHSHALGQTLHIVSGIALIGTRDGTVVEAHPGDTIHTPPGEEHWHGAAPDRFMEHLAMWEGTGDGSPETTWGDKVTDAEYHRTNK comes from the coding sequence TTGGAGATCCTGAAGCAGCAGCCCACCAGCAAGGCTCCGGCCGACTGGTTCACCGGTGACGTGTGGTGGGACGTCGTCTACGCCGGTCAGGAGCCGTCCCGGATGCGGGTCAACATGGTGCGCTTCGCGCCGTGCGCCCGAACCGACTGGCACTCGCACGCACTGGGCCAGACCCTGCACATCGTGTCCGGCATCGCGCTGATCGGCACGCGCGACGGCACGGTCGTCGAGGCCCACCCCGGCGACACGATCCACACCCCGCCGGGCGAGGAGCACTGGCACGGCGCCGCTCCCGACCGCTTCATGGAGCACCTCGCGATGTGGGAGGGCACGGGCGACGGCAGCCCCGAGACCACCTGGGGCGACAAGGTCACCGACGCCGAATACCACCGCACGAACAAGTAG
- a CDS encoding class I SAM-dependent methyltransferase: MFTPHGPTLRELAVQALSSVERGYDLLAPKFDHTPFRTPDSILDAVGRALRPMGPFDAGLDLCCGTGAGMGVLGTLCRESVTGVDISAGMLAVGRERLGAAGPPSSPSPPPRPHAAWVRGDARALPFGPAFDLVVSFGAFGHFLPRELPGLFAQVHSVLRPGGRFAFPIMAPPRPSSPWYWALLGFDAVMRVRNAVRRPPFVMYYRAFRLGDVRRELAWAGFEVELHALPEFGYRRDGSPRCRMVVATRGPGTTPA, encoded by the coding sequence ATGTTCACCCCGCACGGTCCCACGCTCCGCGAGCTGGCCGTACAGGCTCTCTCGTCCGTCGAACGCGGCTACGACCTGCTCGCGCCGAAGTTCGACCACACGCCGTTCCGGACACCGGACTCGATCCTCGACGCGGTGGGACGGGCGCTGCGCCCCATGGGACCGTTCGACGCCGGGCTCGATCTGTGCTGCGGCACCGGGGCCGGAATGGGGGTCCTGGGGACGCTGTGCCGGGAGAGCGTCACCGGGGTCGACATCAGCGCGGGGATGCTGGCGGTCGGGCGCGAGCGGCTGGGTGCCGCCGGACCGCCGTCCAGTCCGTCACCGCCGCCCCGGCCTCATGCCGCGTGGGTACGCGGCGACGCCCGCGCCCTTCCCTTCGGCCCGGCCTTCGACCTCGTCGTGAGCTTCGGTGCCTTCGGGCACTTCCTTCCCCGCGAGCTGCCGGGCCTGTTCGCCCAGGTCCACTCCGTACTGCGCCCCGGCGGGCGTTTCGCGTTCCCGATCATGGCCCCGCCCCGGCCGAGCTCGCCCTGGTACTGGGCCCTGCTGGGCTTCGACGCGGTGATGCGGGTACGCAATGCCGTCCGGCGTCCTCCGTTCGTCATGTACTACCGGGCGTTCCGGCTCGGTGACGTGCGGCGGGAGCTGGCGTGGGCCGGTTTCGAGGTCGAACTCCACGCGCTGCCCGAATTCGGGTACCGGCGGGACGGTAGCCCGCGGTGCCGGATGGTCGTGGCCACGCGGGGCCCCGGCACCACACCCGCCTAG
- a CDS encoding alpha-amylase family glycosyl hydrolase encodes MTSFRPAPTWLADAVFYQIYPQSFADSNGDGIGDFNGIAERLDHLTWLGVNTVWLNPCFVSPFRDAGYDVCDYLNAAPRYGSNDDLAKLVDEAGRRGIRVLLDLVAGHTSDEHPWFKAAANDPADDRYIWAPEGRPDGFVPSPGARPGAYLPNFFAFQPALNFGYARENPAEPWRRPVNAEGPRANRAALREIMDHWLGLGLSGFRVDMAASLVKDDADKTETARIWAELRHWLDAAHPGAVLLSEWGEPEVSVPAGFHADFFLQFGGPTDGLALRSLWSNAEGTVNESWDPLDCFFDPSGKGSPRPFVEAWHQAAAAVGDSGFISLPTANHDFSRLNCGPRTADQLPAAFAFQLTWPTLPAIYHGDEIGMRYVPGLPDKEGSVLGPRYNRAGSRTPMQWDDGANAGFSTAPPDRLYLPLDPSPDRPTVAAQRADDTSLLHLVRRLIALRTGTPELGSGGSVEVLHSGYPFVYARGGRYLVVVNPQRNEVSYDYEGARGAGALEASGVHIDGARITARGFAYGIFKLASAS; translated from the coding sequence ATGACTTCGTTCCGTCCCGCCCCCACCTGGCTGGCCGACGCCGTCTTCTACCAGATCTACCCGCAGTCGTTCGCCGACTCGAACGGCGACGGCATCGGCGACTTCAACGGAATCGCCGAGCGCCTCGACCACCTGACGTGGCTGGGCGTCAACACCGTGTGGCTCAACCCGTGCTTCGTCTCACCGTTCCGCGACGCCGGATACGACGTCTGCGACTACCTGAACGCCGCGCCCCGCTACGGCTCGAACGACGATCTTGCCAAGCTGGTGGACGAAGCGGGCCGCCGCGGCATCCGCGTCCTGCTGGACCTCGTGGCGGGTCACACCTCCGACGAGCACCCGTGGTTCAAGGCCGCCGCGAACGATCCGGCCGACGACCGGTACATCTGGGCGCCCGAGGGCCGGCCCGACGGCTTCGTCCCCTCCCCCGGGGCCCGTCCGGGCGCGTACCTCCCGAACTTCTTCGCCTTCCAGCCCGCCCTCAACTTCGGTTACGCGCGCGAGAATCCGGCCGAGCCCTGGCGACGACCGGTCAACGCCGAGGGACCGCGCGCCAACCGGGCGGCCCTGCGCGAGATCATGGACCACTGGCTGGGCCTCGGCCTGTCCGGCTTCCGCGTCGACATGGCCGCGTCGCTGGTGAAGGACGACGCCGACAAGACGGAAACCGCCAGGATCTGGGCCGAGTTGCGCCACTGGCTGGACGCCGCGCATCCGGGCGCGGTGCTGCTCTCGGAGTGGGGCGAGCCGGAGGTGTCCGTCCCCGCGGGCTTCCACGCCGACTTCTTCCTCCAGTTCGGCGGCCCCACCGACGGCCTCGCCCTGCGCTCGCTGTGGAGCAACGCCGAGGGCACGGTCAACGAGTCCTGGGACCCGCTCGACTGCTTCTTCGACCCCAGCGGCAAGGGCTCGCCCCGCCCCTTCGTCGAGGCCTGGCACCAGGCGGCCGCCGCCGTCGGCGACAGCGGCTTCATCTCCCTGCCCACCGCCAACCACGACTTCTCCCGACTCAACTGCGGCCCCCGCACGGCCGATCAGCTCCCCGCCGCCTTCGCCTTCCAGCTCACCTGGCCCACGCTCCCGGCGATCTACCACGGCGACGAGATCGGGATGCGCTACGTCCCGGGCCTGCCCGACAAGGAGGGCAGCGTGCTGGGCCCCCGCTACAACCGCGCGGGCTCCCGAACCCCGATGCAGTGGGACGACGGTGCGAACGCGGGCTTCTCCACCGCCCCGCCCGACCGCCTGTACCTCCCGCTCGACCCGTCCCCGGACCGCCCGACGGTCGCCGCCCAGCGCGCCGACGACACCTCCCTCCTGCATCTCGTACGCCGTCTCATAGCGCTCCGCACCGGCACGCCGGAGCTGGGCTCGGGCGGCTCGGTGGAGGTGCTGCACTCCGGGTATCCGTTCGTGTACGCGCGGGGCGGGCGGTATCTCGTGGTCGTCAATCCACAGCGGAATGAGGTGAGTTACGACTACGAAGGCGCCCGGGGCGCCGGGGCGCTGGAGGCCTCCGGCGTCCACATCGACGGCGCGAGGATCACCGCGCGAGGGTTCGCGTACGGGATCTTCAAGCTCGCCTCCGCGAGCTAG
- a CDS encoding MFS transporter, giving the protein MTATTTPTDMSVTTPDPRRWRALALLCLAGFMVILDSQIVVLALPSIADGLGFSADGAQWVMSAYLLSFGGLLLLGGRVADLLGRRRVFMTGTLLFGLSSLLCGFAGSAGVLVAARAVQGVSAAVMAPTALSLLLNTFEEGPERNKALAIWSGSGGFGATAALLIGGPFTDLLGWQWVFFLNVPVALLLLALSPRLLRESRAEARARSYDPAGALTVTGALVACVYAVVEAPRAGWLSAQTVGLFAVAAALARLFVRVEARSAQPLVPLRLLRTRSVSGGNLVVFLLGSCAFGMSYTLSQYGQGVLGYSPLRFGLYNVVMPATAVIGSYAGQALVTRIGARPVAVGGLALVGAGSLLLAGVPVDGGFVRDLFPGLLMFGPGLGACAVAGSIAALTGVEERESGVASGINTAAFQIGGAFGVAVVSSVAVTYTSGPGLAGLTAGYRAAFTACVVLAAVGLGCALALLRRLGRSASDRLVTTSRARS; this is encoded by the coding sequence ATGACTGCCACCACCACCCCCACCGACATGTCCGTCACCACCCCCGACCCCCGCCGCTGGCGCGCCCTCGCCCTGCTCTGCCTGGCCGGATTCATGGTCATCCTGGACTCGCAGATCGTCGTCCTCGCGCTGCCGTCCATCGCGGACGGACTCGGCTTCTCGGCGGACGGCGCGCAATGGGTGATGAGCGCCTATCTGCTCAGCTTCGGCGGGCTGCTGCTGCTCGGCGGCCGGGTCGCCGATCTGCTGGGCCGCCGTCGGGTCTTCATGACCGGCACCCTGTTGTTCGGGCTCTCCTCGCTGCTGTGCGGGTTCGCCGGGAGCGCGGGCGTGCTGGTGGCGGCGCGCGCCGTGCAGGGCGTCTCCGCCGCCGTCATGGCGCCCACCGCGCTGTCGCTCCTCCTCAACACCTTCGAGGAGGGCCCCGAACGGAACAAGGCCCTCGCCATCTGGTCCGGCAGCGGCGGCTTCGGCGCCACGGCCGCGCTGCTGATCGGCGGACCGTTCACCGACCTGCTCGGCTGGCAGTGGGTCTTCTTCCTGAACGTGCCGGTCGCGCTGCTCCTCCTCGCCCTGAGTCCACGGCTGCTGCGGGAGAGCCGCGCCGAGGCACGCGCCCGCTCGTACGACCCGGCCGGGGCGCTCACCGTCACCGGCGCGCTCGTCGCGTGCGTGTACGCCGTCGTCGAGGCACCCCGCGCGGGGTGGCTGTCCGCGCAGACGGTCGGCCTGTTCGCCGTCGCGGCCGCGCTGGCACGTCTCTTCGTCCGCGTCGAGGCACGGTCCGCTCAGCCCCTGGTACCGCTGCGGCTGCTGCGCACGCGGTCGGTGAGCGGCGGCAATCTCGTGGTGTTCCTGCTGGGCAGCTGCGCCTTCGGGATGTCGTACACGCTCTCCCAGTACGGGCAGGGGGTGCTCGGCTACTCGCCGCTGCGGTTCGGGCTCTACAACGTCGTGATGCCCGCTACGGCCGTCATCGGCTCGTACGCGGGTCAGGCCCTGGTCACCCGTATCGGCGCACGCCCGGTCGCGGTCGGCGGCCTCGCGCTGGTCGGCGCGGGCAGCCTGCTGCTGGCTGGGGTTCCCGTGGACGGCGGATTCGTCCGCGATCTGTTCCCGGGGCTGCTGATGTTCGGGCCGGGCCTGGGCGCCTGCGCGGTCGCCGGGTCCATCGCGGCGCTGACCGGTGTGGAGGAGCGGGAATCGGGCGTGGCGTCCGGCATCAACACCGCGGCCTTCCAGATCGGGGGCGCCTTCGGTGTCGCGGTGGTCTCGTCGGTCGCCGTGACCTATACGAGCGGCCCGGGTCTCGCGGGCCTGACCGCCGGCTACCGGGCCGCGTTCACGGCGTGTGTCGTCCTCGCGGCGGTCGGGCTGGGATGCGCGCTCGCCCTGCTGCGCAGGCTCGGACGATCGGCTTCGGACCGGCTGGTCACTACGAGTCGAGCGCGTTCGTGA
- a CDS encoding nuclear transport factor 2 family protein, which translates to MKYMLLVCGDDTADASGMAPVEPWVEELGAERGVRLHGHRLRLPAEAVTVRVRDGEVLRTDGPFAETKEYVAGFDILECETMEEAIEAAAKHPVASIGAMEVRAFWDDEDAEGEIRRLDAELTAAARDRDFDRAMACYAPDVEVFHPVSGLEQSGIEALRKAEEWWWATLAGPVEREVLDFRVRVDESVAFSHALVRMRATLTNGDSLDTTARVTTGYRAAGDKWQIVHQHTSVPFAAGTLGNEEGRS; encoded by the coding sequence ATGAAGTACATGCTGCTGGTCTGCGGTGACGACACCGCCGACGCCTCCGGCATGGCACCCGTCGAACCCTGGGTCGAGGAGCTGGGCGCCGAGCGCGGTGTACGGCTGCACGGCCATCGGCTGCGGCTCCCCGCCGAGGCGGTCACCGTGCGGGTGCGCGACGGCGAAGTGCTGCGCACCGACGGGCCGTTCGCGGAGACGAAGGAGTACGTCGCCGGGTTCGACATCCTCGAGTGCGAGACCATGGAGGAGGCGATCGAGGCGGCGGCCAAGCACCCCGTGGCGTCCATCGGGGCCATGGAGGTGCGCGCGTTCTGGGACGACGAGGACGCCGAGGGGGAGATCCGCCGGCTCGACGCTGAGCTGACCGCCGCCGCACGCGATCGGGACTTCGACCGGGCGATGGCCTGTTACGCCCCGGACGTCGAGGTGTTCCACCCCGTGAGCGGTCTGGAGCAGAGCGGAATCGAAGCCCTGCGCAAGGCCGAGGAGTGGTGGTGGGCGACGCTGGCCGGACCGGTGGAGCGCGAAGTGCTCGACTTCCGGGTCCGCGTCGACGAGAGTGTCGCGTTCAGCCACGCCCTCGTGCGGATGCGCGCCACGCTCACCAACGGCGACTCGCTGGACACCACGGCACGGGTGACCACGGGTTACCGTGCGGCCGGTGACAAGTGGCAGATCGTCCACCAGCACACGTCGGTCCCGTTCGCCGCAGGAACCCTGGGAAACGAGGAGGGTCGGTCATGA
- a CDS encoding aldo/keto reductase, producing the protein MRTTTLGNKGPEVGVIGLGCMGMTFAYDVKTPRDEDTSIEVIRQALDLGATLIDTADVYGPYTNEELVGRALADGHRERAVLATKVGLYVADPTGGPEGSPLIANNGRPEHVRQSIDASLRRLGTDHVDLYQLHRVDPEVPIEETWGAMAEVVAAGKARHIGLSEVTVEQIERAQAVHPVASVQSEMSLWTRDALDHVLPYCQEQGIAFLPFSPLGRGFLVGRFSSFDDLPEDDFRRRLPRFQQDALRANLAIVGRVREIAERAGVTPAQVALAWVVAQGRYVVPIPGTKTPKYLADNAVAADVALSAADLAELDALPAPTGGRY; encoded by the coding sequence ATGCGTACCACCACACTGGGCAACAAGGGCCCCGAGGTCGGCGTCATCGGCCTGGGCTGCATGGGCATGACCTTCGCGTACGACGTGAAGACCCCGCGAGACGAGGACACGTCGATCGAGGTGATCCGCCAGGCCCTCGACCTGGGCGCCACACTGATCGACACCGCGGATGTGTACGGGCCGTACACCAACGAGGAATTGGTCGGCCGGGCGCTCGCGGACGGCCATCGTGAACGCGCGGTCCTCGCCACCAAGGTCGGCCTGTACGTCGCCGACCCGACCGGCGGACCCGAGGGCTCCCCGCTCATCGCCAACAACGGCCGCCCCGAGCACGTACGGCAGTCGATCGACGCGAGCCTGCGCCGCCTGGGCACCGACCACGTAGACCTCTACCAACTCCACCGCGTCGACCCCGAGGTACCGATCGAGGAGACCTGGGGCGCCATGGCCGAGGTCGTGGCCGCGGGCAAGGCGCGGCACATCGGCCTGTCCGAGGTGACCGTCGAGCAGATCGAGCGGGCCCAGGCGGTGCACCCGGTGGCGTCGGTGCAGTCCGAGATGTCGCTGTGGACCCGGGACGCGCTGGACCACGTACTGCCGTACTGCCAGGAGCAGGGCATCGCCTTCCTGCCGTTCTCACCGCTGGGCCGGGGCTTCCTCGTCGGGCGGTTCTCGTCCTTCGACGACCTGCCCGAGGACGACTTCCGGCGCCGGCTGCCGCGCTTCCAGCAGGACGCGCTGCGCGCCAACCTCGCCATCGTCGGCCGGGTACGGGAGATCGCCGAGCGTGCGGGGGTCACCCCGGCGCAGGTGGCGCTGGCATGGGTGGTCGCCCAGGGCCGGTACGTCGTCCCCATCCCCGGCACCAAGACCCCGAAGTACCTGGCGGACAACGCCGTGGCGGCGGACGTCGCTCTGAGCGCGGCCGACCTGGCCGAGCTCGACGCCCTGCCCGCTCCGACCGGCGGCCGCTACTGA
- a CDS encoding YciI family protein, whose product MKYVFFICTSVGGEELSPEEIADDPRFTSYIEEVRSRDVVRGGTRLRPSTDATTVRVQGDEVLLSDGPFVESKEYVAGFDIIEVADLDEAIALASRHPAALSGGSVEVRPVWE is encoded by the coding sequence ATGAAGTACGTGTTCTTCATCTGCACATCCGTCGGCGGCGAGGAGCTCAGCCCCGAGGAGATCGCCGACGACCCCCGCTTCACCTCGTACATCGAAGAGGTACGCAGCCGCGACGTGGTGCGGGGCGGCACCCGGCTGCGGCCGTCCACCGATGCCACCACCGTCCGTGTCCAGGGCGACGAAGTCCTGCTCAGCGACGGTCCGTTCGTGGAGTCCAAGGAGTACGTCGCGGGATTCGACATCATCGAGGTCGCCGACCTCGACGAGGCCATCGCGCTCGCGTCCCGGCACCCGGCGGCGCTGAGCGGCGGTTCGGTGGAGGTGCGGCCGGTCTGGGAGTGA
- a CDS encoding MFS transporter: MTNLVKRLDRGTLIACCLAVAAAQLCITVPSPINGEIQAAFGASGSQVAWVTSAFILPTAILELNFGVVGDLFGRKRLLVLGGLILALGELLNATSQNITMMWTGQALAGIGAAALFPSSLAVIAAATPDGKDRAKAVSTWALSISLASALGPLSSGVLATVADFRWAFVPPVVLGLVVAVACWKLVTDSKAPEGRSLDWPGQITIAVGLTALLWGIIEGGDRGWGSAAIVGSLSLAAVALVGFIVAETRAASPMFNLDLLRIPSFAAAAVVALAGMFGFIGTAYCVSIRLGAVMHLSALRASMPFVILQLIPLLLAPVLSKMLTRVDARWLLMGGLLPMAAGQFWIAALPITTTSLAAFIGPVLLLGIGFICVVSSLTSAAVNAVPIEMTGMASGATSLVREFGQGLGPAVISTIAMSAASSALVGKLSGADAGMEAAAGPLAVVNAGSDSARAAAQTALGHGMALGVVICGCASLLGAVVTLLLVRKNTARAAVGVTGESAAEAAAV, encoded by the coding sequence ATGACCAATCTCGTGAAAAGGCTCGACAGAGGCACGCTCATAGCCTGCTGTCTCGCAGTTGCCGCCGCGCAGCTGTGCATTACCGTTCCGTCCCCCATCAATGGAGAAATCCAGGCCGCATTCGGGGCTTCCGGTTCCCAAGTCGCCTGGGTCACCTCCGCCTTCATTCTCCCCACCGCAATTCTTGAACTGAATTTCGGAGTGGTCGGAGATCTCTTCGGCCGCAAGCGCCTTCTGGTGCTCGGCGGGCTGATCCTGGCGCTCGGTGAACTCCTCAACGCCACTTCCCAGAACATCACCATGATGTGGACCGGTCAGGCCCTGGCCGGCATCGGTGCCGCCGCGCTCTTCCCCAGCTCCCTCGCGGTCATCGCGGCGGCCACCCCCGACGGGAAGGACCGTGCCAAGGCGGTCTCCACGTGGGCGCTCAGCATTTCCCTCGCCTCCGCCCTGGGGCCGCTGTCGTCCGGCGTGCTCGCCACGGTCGCCGACTTCCGCTGGGCGTTCGTGCCGCCGGTCGTCCTCGGTCTGGTCGTCGCGGTCGCGTGCTGGAAGCTGGTCACGGACTCCAAGGCTCCCGAGGGCCGCAGCCTGGACTGGCCCGGCCAGATCACCATCGCCGTCGGTCTCACCGCCCTGCTCTGGGGCATCATCGAGGGCGGCGACCGCGGCTGGGGCAGCGCGGCGATCGTGGGCTCGCTGTCTTTGGCGGCCGTCGCTCTCGTCGGATTCATCGTCGCGGAGACCCGCGCCGCCTCGCCCATGTTCAACCTGGACCTGCTGAGGATCCCGTCGTTCGCCGCGGCCGCCGTCGTCGCGCTGGCCGGCATGTTCGGCTTCATCGGCACCGCGTACTGCGTGTCGATCCGGCTCGGCGCGGTGATGCATCTGAGCGCCCTGCGGGCCAGCATGCCGTTCGTGATCCTGCAGCTGATCCCGCTGCTGCTGGCGCCGGTGCTCAGCAAGATGCTCACCCGCGTCGACGCCCGCTGGCTGCTGATGGGCGGCCTGCTGCCGATGGCCGCGGGACAGTTCTGGATCGCCGCGCTCCCCATCACCACGACGTCCCTCGCGGCCTTCATCGGCCCGGTGCTGCTGCTCGGCATCGGCTTCATCTGCGTGGTGTCCTCGCTGACCTCGGCGGCCGTGAACGCCGTACCGATCGAGATGACCGGCATGGCCAGCGGTGCCACCAGCCTGGTGCGCGAGTTCGGCCAGGGCCTCGGCCCGGCCGTGATCAGCACCATCGCGATGAGCGCCGCGTCCTCGGCGCTGGTCGGCAAGCTCAGTGGCGCGGACGCGGGCATGGAGGCCGCGGCCGGTCCCCTCGCCGTCGTCAACGCGGGCAGCGACAGCGCCAGGGCGGCGGCCCAGACGGCGCTCGGCCACGGCATGGCCCTCGGCGTGGTGATCTGCGGCTGCGCCTCACTGCTCGGCGCGGTGGTCACCCTGCTGCTGGTGCGCAAGAACACCGCCCGCGCGGCGGTCGGCGTCACGGGCGAGTCGGCGGCGGAGGCGGCGGCCGTCTAG